CTGCTTCTCCATCAAAATCAAGCTATTGTCTTCATTAGATTGCTGATTTTAGTCTCTCTTTTATCTCCTATCCTTTTCAATTCCCAAGAGAAGGGGGATAAAAGGCTTTCTAGGGTGTTGTTAGTGTTCAATCTGCAGCACCTCGTCTTTAGAAACTTTCCCAATCCTGGCCAATATTTAATGGTGCCTACCATAGACGTTATTCGATATGACTCTTTCAATTTCGAGCGTCATCAACGAGCGAAGTCGTCATCAAGTGTTCAAGTAGCTGTGACGTTATCTAGTGTAAGGAGGTTTACATGGCACTTTGGTTGCGgactttgaaagaaaattgcaGTTGTCATATGCAAGCTGGACGGGCCAGCTTGAGAAGGAATGTTCAAGCATATTTATGGATAATAGTTAAGAGTTAGTAGGTGGTTATAAATAAGGAAATTAGGGTTATGTTGGCATCTCTCATATTCTATAAATAGAGCCATCCATGTACTCTTTTATCAAGTTATGGAGTAAGATTAGATGCGTCAATATGGATTgaaaacccatattttaactcatattaTTGAATATGGGTCAAATGTGGGTTAGTTAATATCTAATAAATGGGTTGTTAATGGATATGAATTTTAAGTTTAATTATatgtgggttgtaaatgggtttgtCTTTGAATCCATTTAGCTAGACCAACCCAACCCATTTACAATTCACTTAACTTGTAAAATTTATTAGTTTATATCTTTTAtaatgtttttaaatttttttatatttatttttatttttataagtaaaagaaagaaagaaaaattaaaaataaatttgaaaataataaaaactgtTCAAAGAAGTAGAATGCCGTCAACCACCCCCCGAACCACCAATCGCCGATTTCCTTCTCTCGAGcccgaaaaaaaggaaaatgaaataaaatttttaataaaaataatttttaaaaaatataaaagaagatatttttttgaaaaaaactataaaatttttcttgcatgaaattattttaccaattttaataaattataaaaaaaaatatttcaatgatTTGATTAATTATAGAAGTGTTTAATTAATACTGGTCGGGTCGGGTCTAGTATGACTCATTAGATTTGTCTTgtatgaaaataggtcaaattaaatgagtcaatatggaTCGGACCATATTTGACTATTGACctaacccacccatttgacacctctaagtAAGATATAGCCATTgactattttctctcttctctcttgtaGATCATCCGATATTTACAAAAAGGGCTCTCTTGAATTATTTGAGAGTAACAAAATGCTTCGCACACCAAATATTTGTTCAAAGTTAGTATCTTAGGTGAACAATATACTATATAATGCATTTTCAGATTAAATGTTTCATCTTTTAAAACAAGACTCGAAATATTAGTATTTgcttatatgtatatatgtaaaaagagagagagagagatctgttGAATTGTTTGAAGCGAATTATGTTGCAAGAGAAGTCTTAGTCAAAAACTTGACCCTCTCAAAGAAGCTTGACtttagtgcaaaaaaaaaaagaggcttgACTTTGATTGACCTAATGAAACTCTGGTCGTCAGTCGTCCCCATTACATAGCAATAAAGAAGGGGCCCCGCCGCCGTAAAATCCGTAGCGGCAAAATTACTGAGCGCCGCCTCGGAATTAGGAGAAATTCAGTGTCACTTAGTACGAATCTTGCCAAAACCTTAAGTTTCCAATTGTAAAACAATGTGACAATCTATTCGTCAATTTGCTGATGTACATAACTAAGCATGAGAGACGATATTAGATAAAATTCTCCAATGAAAGTAAGTCATGCACGAAAAAAGCATTGAATGGCTTGAAAATATTAAGATCGTGATATTCCCGATAGAAGAAACTTTTGGGTTTTTATGGGGGGGTAAATTGGGTTTTATGTGAGGATGTGTGTAATTGGGTAACGCATTCATGCTCATGCTACTTTAATTTTCATAGAGGCTAAAAGCTTCATAGTCAAAAGGACCAAATTTCCCTATTCCATTGTAAGTTCTTAAAAACCTTATTTCTCCCGTCCACACCATGAATACCCTAATCCCCGACAACATGAATCCTAATCTCTCTTCACTCATCGCCGGCCGCTTTGACTATACACACATATAAATAGGTCACGATGACAAAGACCGTCGggtttttatatataaatatatgagGCTATGGCCACAATGACAAAGATAGTGGTAGGTGGCACCGGGTGTTAATTATAGAGCTCGAAAAGAGAGAGGTCGCGATTTTGAATAAAGGGTTTTTGGTGGGTGTTTGAAAGGGTACTTTTTAACGAAAATTGGTAACTTTATATATAAAGTGACAAAATTAAACTGTAGATGAGTCTAACTAGCAATAAGACTAAAACTCGTGATGGTTTTAAAAGTTGAGGGTGTAGAGTGATACCAGGTTAAAAGTTCGGTAGTCTTGCTGAATTCATCCTGATGAATATAATGCTTGCCACTTGCAGATAATTAAAGTTTTTTCGAGGAAAATTGTTTGCTCAACATAGTATCGATTAAAGGTTCGAGCAACTATCTTTCTTGTTGATTTGTTAGTTTCCTTGACATTGTATACAATTGCCTGTTTAACATAATTTCATCTATATCATATGCTTCATGTATAGGGTCATACGTGCAAGCGGGgaggatgataaaaaaaaattatgttataTAGATAAATCCGTCTATTTCATAGGTTAAACTTTTGAAAAAGGATGTTTCCTAGGACAATCCCTATTACATGCGCCTCCTGCCCCACTTCCTAAAATTAGAAATAgcgattagaaaaaaaaatctgtctaAAAACCCTACCCCAGCAGTCACGTAAAGAGTCTGAAAAAAAGGTGGGGCTCATGGTTCACTGGGTTAGGTACATCTGCTGTAGCGACTAACTTTGGTGTTTTTTCCTTTGGGAGACTGAGTCAAACTTTATGTTGGAAAAAACTTTCACCTTCATAAGCTGCCTCAAAAACCTTAAAaacactgagagagagagagagaatgatattGAGTAAAAGCTGAAATGGCTTCTGTGGTCCTCACACTCACTAACTGTCCTTTTCATCCCCTCTATATCTGAATCTTGCTCTTCTCCTGTTCTCTTGCCACACcaatctcttcttttcttttctccgagGAAGATGGAATCGCCCGGATTAGGCGAAGACAGAAGGAGCTTGAAGGACCGCAGGACGGAGGACGAAGActtggaagaggaggaggaggaggaagacgaagacgagAGCAGCGAAGCCGATACGAAGAGATCGAGGGCGGCCACGGCTAGGTCTAGCAAGAAAGGCGGGTCATGCAGCGGATGGGCGCCACCGCCGTCGTGCCAGGCGGAGAATTGCTCCACCGACATGGCCGACGCCAAGCGGTACCACCGCCGGCACAAGGTCTGCGAGTTCCACGCCAAGGAGCCGGTTGTCGTGGTCGCGGGTCTCCAGCAGCGGTTTTGCCAACAATGTAGCAGGTTAGAAACCCTAAAATTTCATGTTCGCATGAGGGATCCTCCGACTCGTTTCACCGACGAATTATTTGAATTGGGTAGATCTCCCTCGATTCGAAacttagaagtagaaaaatggtTTAGATTCTTTTCGGTTCCGCGCAATTTCTTGTGCGCGAAATCTTACTAATTCATGAAGTGAAATGAAAAAGGTATTGCTCTACACCTTCGAGTGCGCGTCGAGTCTCTGATTATTTCTACATCTATGATCTTGTGTGTTCTTATTTATACTGGATATCACACCCTTGACACCTTAAATAGTACCCAGGAAAAGGCGAGAGATCTACAATTTTTGTGTCGTTAAATTAGCCGAAAAGTATTCGTTTTTTCAACGATGATTTGAACTGTCGAAGAGTCAGTGTTTTTCATACAGGtcaaagaatgaaagaaagtCCTCCTAAAGGCCAAAAATACAACTAAtgcagcaagagagagagagagagagagagagagagagagagagttgcttggattgaaaattaaaagtttcgGCTTCCCCAATTCAGAGGAAAGCCTGTTTTTTTCTCCAAGAAAACCTGTCCTAAAATCGTCCTAAGAATCAAACCTTAATGGCGCTTCTTCACATGAATGAACAGGAAAGCTAAGAGATAGGGTACGTTCATCTAAGTGTCACGCCTGGTCAGGGTTTGTGTcctaggaaaaaggaaaaacactcACAAAGGTCGCTCTTTTGTCATGCATTTTGTCTTTATTGACACTTTCTTTCTCTAAAGCAGAagggcttttcttttcttggtgttGGTTTTGGTTGGGGTTTCAAGAGGTTTCACAAGGATCTTGTTGGAGACCAGAAGATTTAGGACAGAAATTAGTCATAGCGCTAAGTAGAAGAAGGGGGTTTAGTTGAATCATGTGCAAATTAAGAATGTGTACATGTGAGATCGACGAATTCCACGATCACAAAGTAATGCTTCCGACA
This sequence is a window from Rhodamnia argentea isolate NSW1041297 chromosome 3, ASM2092103v1, whole genome shotgun sequence. Protein-coding genes within it:
- the LOC115750426 gene encoding squamosa promoter-binding protein 1, translated to MESPGLGEDRRSLKDRRTEDEDLEEEEEEEDEDESSEADTKRSRAATARSSKKGGSCSGWAPPPSCQAENCSTDMADAKRYHRRHKVCEFHAKEPVVVVAGLQQRFCQQCSRFHKLSEFDETKRSCRKRLAGHNERRRKSSYDYQGEGSN